The following nucleotide sequence is from Paeniglutamicibacter kerguelensis.
TCGAATGCGGCGGCGCGTTCTGCCGGAACATCGATCCGGTTGGTGACGATGTACATGTTCATGCCCTTCTTCGGGTGGCGATCGGTGCCCCTTGGCTCCGTGCTCTGCCTCCCACGGTACCCATGACCCTCCCGGAATCTGCAAGTGCATGGCCGTGGTGACGCACAAGATGAAGAGACCGAGGCCGGGACGGAAATTTTGCGAATTGTGAAGCACCGGGTTTCGCCCCCGGCCGGCCTTACGGGCACGAGCCCTCCGGAGGGACGCCCACCCCCGTCCGACATGGATTTTTTTGTTGTTCATTTAACTGAATTTGCATTAAGGGCCACGGTCGTGCGCTTAATGTCTCGGCACGAGTTAGGTAAGCATAACCTTTGCCTGTCAGCTTGTGGTTTTTCCCAACATCGAAGGAGCCCCATGACGCCCCAACGTCCCCTGGCGCAAACCCTGTCCTCCCCCGCATATGCCTCCGACGGCGCCGCGGCAAGGCATCTGCTCGGCGCCGAATCCGCCGAACGCATGGCCGAAGAATTCGGTGCCGCCGCACGCATGGCAGCCCGTTCGATCGCCGGGGCCGCCGGCCCCACCACGGGTCCCGGCCCCGCAGCGCTGCGGGCCCGGCTCGACGCGGTGGACCTGCGCACCCCGCTGGGCAGCACCGAAGCCGCCCTGGAGGAAGCGACGGAACTGTACCTGCGCGATGCGGTCTACTTCCACCACCCGCGCTACGCCGCGCACCTGAACTGCCCCGTGGCAGTGCCCGCCGTTGTCGCCGAGGCGCTCGTCACCACCGTCAACACCTCGATGGACACCTGGGACCAGAGCGCCGGCGCCACGCTCATCGAACAACGGCTCATCGACTGGGCAGCTGACCTGGCGGAACTCGGCCCGGAGGCCGACGGCGTCTTCACCAGCGGCGGAACGGCCTCCAACATGCAGGCCATGCTGCTGGCCCGCAACGCCGCGGTCGCCGGCGCGCCGGGCAGCCTGCCCGAGCGGCTTGCCGGGCTGCGCATCTATGCCTCGGCCGACAGCCACTTCAGCATCTCCACCTCCGCCTCGTTGCTCGGCATGGGGGCCGACGCAGTGGTGGCAATTCCCGTGGACTCGATGCACCGGATGGACGCGACCGCCCTGGAGCGCGCGCTTGCAGACGACCGGGCCGCCGGGCTGCGCGCCCTGGCCATCGTCGCCACCGCGGGTACCACCGACTTCGGCGCCATCGACCCGCTGCCGGCTCTTGGGGCGCTGGCGGCCGCCTACGGCGCTTGGTTCCACGTCGATGCCGCCTACGGCTGCGGGCTGCTCGCCTCGCCGCGGCACCGCGGCATGCTTTCCGGCATCGAAAACGCCAACTCGGTGACCGTCGACTTCCACAAGTCCTTCTTCCAGCCCATCGGATCCAGCGCGATCCTGGTCCGCGACAAGTCCTCCCTGGGCCTGGTCTCGCACCATGCCGAATACCTGAACCCGGCGGCCGAGGCCGGCCGCGTGCCCAACCAGGTCGACAAGTCGCTGGCGACCACGCGCCGCTTCGATGCGCTGAAGCTCTGGGTGACGCTGCGCTCCATCGGCGGGCAGGCCATCGGGGAAATGTTCGACTCCGTGATGGAGTTGGCCGCCGAGGCGGGAGACATGGTCCAGGACCACCCCGAACTCGAGCTCGCCGCTCCGGTGCAGCTGAGCACCGTGGTCTTCCGCTACGTCCCGGCCGGCCGGGACGGCGACGGTGCCGTGGAATCGCTGGCCAATGTGATCCGCAAGGCCCTGTATGAATCCGGCGAGGCCATGGTTGCCGCCACCACCGTCAACGGGGTGCGCCACCTGAAGCTAACCCTGCTCAACCCGCAAACCGCGCCGCGGGACGTGGCCGAGATCCTTGACGCCGTCGTGGCCCACGGCCGCCGGCTCTCCGGCGAGCGCGCAGCAAGCGAGGTCAACGCATGAGCATCAAGAACCTGAACCACGAACCGGTCTGGGACGCAGTGGGCATCGGCGCCGGCCCCTTCAACCTCGGCTTCGCGGCGCTGGCCAGCTCCGTGCAGGACCTGCGGGTGCTGGTGCTCGAGAGCGCCGACGAGCTGGCCTGGCACCCGGGCATGATGCTGGACGGCGCCCACCTGCAGGTCCCGTTCATGGCCGACCTGGTCACCATGGCCGACCCGACCAACCCGCTGTCCTTCCTGAACCACCTGAAGGAAACCGGACGCATCTACCCGTTCTACATCAGGGAGAACTTCTACCCGCTGCGCGAGGAGT
It contains:
- a CDS encoding pyridoxal phosphate-dependent decarboxylase family protein — translated: MTPQRPLAQTLSSPAYASDGAAARHLLGAESAERMAEEFGAAARMAARSIAGAAGPTTGPGPAALRARLDAVDLRTPLGSTEAALEEATELYLRDAVYFHHPRYAAHLNCPVAVPAVVAEALVTTVNTSMDTWDQSAGATLIEQRLIDWAADLAELGPEADGVFTSGGTASNMQAMLLARNAAVAGAPGSLPERLAGLRIYASADSHFSISTSASLLGMGADAVVAIPVDSMHRMDATALERALADDRAAGLRALAIVATAGTTDFGAIDPLPALGALAAAYGAWFHVDAAYGCGLLASPRHRGMLSGIENANSVTVDFHKSFFQPIGSSAILVRDKSSLGLVSHHAEYLNPAAEAGRVPNQVDKSLATTRRFDALKLWVTLRSIGGQAIGEMFDSVMELAAEAGDMVQDHPELELAAPVQLSTVVFRYVPAGRDGDGAVESLANVIRKALYESGEAMVAATTVNGVRHLKLTLLNPQTAPRDVAEILDAVVAHGRRLSGERAASEVNA